In the Armatimonas rosea genome, one interval contains:
- a CDS encoding MFS transporter produces MDPERPLPATVKALGLVSLLTDLSSEMVYPLNGRLLRLLGAPAWALGLIEGLAEATASTLKLYSGTVSDRMGRRKPLALLGYGLAALSKPLIGVAGGWPLVLGARLLDRTGKGLRGAPRDALIADICPKEQRGRAYGLHRSLDTTGAVLGPLVGYWYLRTHPESLRTLYWLAFIPAVLGVLLLWLVVKEQPRREAANKTVPRFSLSGISPTYQRFLLAVGIFSLSNSSDQFLLLRAQEGAGLSPQNILLVYALFNVVEASLGYIVGKRSDKIGRVPLILAGWGVFALVYAGFALLPGGLGFSGVLGLFLLYGLYYTLTQGAQKALAADLSDPNARGQQLGVFHLVVGLGALPASLLAGLLYERVSPSAPFWVGAGGALVAMLLLPREKKS; encoded by the coding sequence ATGGACCCTGAGCGCCCCCTCCCCGCCACCGTCAAGGCGCTCGGGCTTGTTAGCCTCCTCACCGACCTCTCCAGCGAGATGGTCTATCCCCTCAATGGGCGGCTCCTTCGCCTCCTCGGTGCTCCGGCGTGGGCACTGGGGCTGATTGAGGGGCTCGCGGAGGCGACCGCCAGTACCCTCAAGCTCTACTCAGGGACTGTCTCGGATCGGATGGGGCGGCGAAAACCCCTGGCTCTCTTGGGGTACGGCTTGGCAGCCCTTTCAAAGCCGCTGATCGGAGTCGCGGGTGGCTGGCCCCTCGTGCTCGGCGCACGGCTACTCGACCGCACCGGTAAGGGCCTGCGCGGAGCCCCACGCGATGCCCTCATCGCCGATATCTGCCCCAAAGAACAACGCGGCCGGGCCTATGGACTGCACCGCAGCCTCGATACCACGGGGGCAGTGCTTGGCCCCTTGGTCGGCTACTGGTATCTGCGCACTCACCCCGAGTCGCTCCGCACCCTCTATTGGCTCGCGTTTATCCCGGCCGTCCTTGGTGTTCTCCTCCTGTGGCTTGTCGTCAAAGAGCAACCCCGTCGCGAGGCAGCGAATAAGACCGTACCCCGCTTCTCCCTCAGCGGAATCTCCCCCACCTACCAGCGCTTTCTGCTCGCGGTGGGAATCTTTAGCCTCTCGAACTCGTCGGACCAGTTCCTGCTTCTGCGCGCACAGGAGGGAGCGGGCCTCTCGCCGCAAAATATACTACTGGTCTATGCCCTGTTTAATGTCGTCGAGGCAAGCTTAGGCTATATTGTGGGTAAGCGGTCGGACAAGATCGGGCGGGTGCCGCTGATCTTGGCGGGCTGGGGAGTCTTTGCTCTGGTCTATGCCGGGTTCGCCCTGCTTCCCGGTGGTCTAGGATTTTCGGGAGTGCTCGGGCTCTTTCTTCTCTACGGGCTCTACTACACCCTCACGCAAGGGGCACAGAAGGCACTCGCTGCGGATCTCTCGGACCCGAACGCACGCGGGCAGCAGCTTGGGGTCTTTCATCTGGTTGTCGGGCTCGGAGCGCTTCCGGCAAGCCTCTTGGCAGGGCTACTCTACGAGAGAGTCTCCCCGTCGGCACCGTTTTGGGTAGGAGCCGGTGGAGCACTAGTCGCCATGCTACTCCTACCCAGGGAAAAGAAATCATGA
- a CDS encoding RNA polymerase sigma factor produces the protein MLATEEDSSLLQGATTGEWAGVSRNTLFSEFRPLVNRLIWKYGNNPEIRKDLEGEIFCIFCELLDAYDPQRGVPLRAYLVHQLTTSTFTFARREWRYEQREVSVELHEESAVELNPTDQWDDKILMDRVRHLLPGAIAQLPLRQRQVLIWRYYEHKEFHEIAALLNVETSTPRSLLRHAMNSLRRYFDKENLALS, from the coding sequence ATGTTAGCGACTGAAGAGGACAGCTCCCTCCTACAAGGAGCAACGACAGGTGAGTGGGCAGGTGTCTCCCGTAACACTCTGTTCTCAGAGTTTCGGCCCTTGGTCAACCGCCTGATCTGGAAGTACGGAAACAACCCTGAGATTCGCAAGGATCTTGAAGGGGAGATCTTCTGTATTTTCTGTGAGCTGCTGGATGCCTACGACCCACAGCGCGGGGTGCCACTCCGCGCCTACCTGGTACACCAGCTCACCACCTCGACCTTTACCTTTGCCCGTCGCGAGTGGCGCTACGAGCAGCGAGAGGTCTCCGTGGAGCTTCACGAAGAGAGCGCGGTCGAGCTCAACCCAACCGACCAGTGGGACGATAAGATCCTGATGGATAGAGTACGGCACCTGCTGCCTGGTGCTATCGCGCAGCTCCCGCTTCGACAGCGTCAGGTCTTGATCTGGCGCTACTACGAGCACAAAGAGTTCCACGAGATCGCCGCCCTCTTGAATGTGGAGACCTCGACCCCACGCTCTCTCCTTCGCCACGCCATGAACTCGCTCCGACGGTACTTCGACAAAGAGAACCTGGCGCTCTCCTGA
- a CDS encoding DUF885 family protein, with product MIPLDELLTPSQDRMPAILARFASDRSAIERRYPNAYSPLRYEKLTAYFGAWTEALEKLPFDAFTRPDRLDWLLFRNLLTRESERLGRSKAEFDEIASLVPFVLPLTQLDDARRDHLPIDAEAAADVLDRALSAITLFAKPHPEGTRVAVSAAGRGRAAKATESVKETLKNWWTFYGGYDPLVGWWCRVPYEKLDKALTEYAAALKPSDNDAIVGDPVGREALISELRANFIPYTPEELISKADADRQWCLAELERAAQELGLPDGRAAIEAAKQDHCKPGEQVGLIRDLTREAIAFVEDNELLTVPELARDGWRMIMMSPEMQRVNPFFLGGETIWVSYPTDSMEHDFKQMSQRGNNKAFARATVHHELIPGHYMQSFFQERYRPYRRQFWTAFWVEGWTLHWEFLLWERGFPQTALQRVGMLFWRLHRCARVLFSLKFHLGEWTPQQCIDLLVEEVGHEPKNAEAEVRRSFGGNYDPLYQLAYLIGGMQVHALHTEWLASGKTDRAFHDAFLRENLMPIPALRAFLLDHPLEKNTDLLWHF from the coding sequence ATGATCCCCCTCGACGAGCTCCTTACCCCTTCCCAGGACCGAATGCCCGCCATCTTGGCGCGCTTTGCATCGGACCGCTCCGCTATCGAGCGCCGCTACCCCAATGCCTACTCGCCGCTGCGCTACGAAAAGCTCACCGCATACTTTGGTGCGTGGACCGAGGCACTAGAGAAGCTCCCCTTCGACGCGTTCACGCGGCCCGATCGCCTCGACTGGCTCCTCTTTCGTAACCTCCTCACCCGCGAGAGCGAGCGCCTCGGGCGGAGCAAGGCGGAGTTCGACGAGATCGCAAGCCTCGTGCCGTTTGTGCTCCCGCTCACCCAGCTCGACGATGCCCGGCGCGATCACTTGCCCATCGATGCAGAAGCAGCAGCAGACGTCCTTGATCGCGCACTCAGCGCCATCACCCTCTTCGCGAAGCCGCACCCAGAGGGTACCCGGGTCGCCGTCTCAGCGGCGGGGAGAGGTCGCGCCGCCAAAGCCACAGAGAGTGTTAAGGAGACGCTGAAAAACTGGTGGACGTTCTATGGCGGCTACGATCCTCTGGTCGGCTGGTGGTGCCGCGTGCCCTATGAGAAGCTGGACAAGGCGCTCACCGAGTACGCTGCCGCGCTCAAGCCATCGGATAACGACGCCATTGTCGGGGACCCGGTGGGGCGCGAGGCGCTGATCTCGGAGCTTCGGGCCAACTTTATCCCCTACACGCCGGAAGAATTGATTTCCAAGGCCGATGCCGATCGTCAGTGGTGCCTCGCAGAGCTAGAGCGAGCGGCGCAGGAGCTAGGGCTACCGGACGGACGCGCGGCGATCGAGGCGGCCAAGCAAGACCACTGCAAGCCGGGCGAGCAAGTGGGGCTGATCCGCGACCTCACGCGCGAGGCAATTGCCTTTGTGGAAGACAACGAGCTGCTGACCGTGCCCGAGCTCGCCCGCGACGGCTGGCGGATGATCATGATGTCGCCGGAGATGCAGCGGGTCAATCCCTTCTTCCTGGGCGGCGAGACGATCTGGGTCTCCTACCCGACAGACTCCATGGAGCACGACTTTAAGCAGATGAGCCAGCGCGGCAACAACAAAGCCTTCGCCCGCGCCACGGTCCACCACGAGCTCATTCCCGGCCACTACATGCAGTCGTTTTTTCAGGAGCGCTACCGGCCCTACCGGCGGCAGTTCTGGACGGCGTTCTGGGTGGAGGGCTGGACCCTGCACTGGGAGTTTCTCCTCTGGGAGCGCGGCTTCCCGCAGACGGCTCTCCAAAGAGTGGGGATGCTCTTCTGGCGCCTGCACCGCTGCGCCCGCGTGCTTTTCTCACTGAAGTTCCATCTTGGGGAGTGGACACCGCAGCAGTGTATCGACCTGCTGGTGGAGGAGGTGGGCCACGAGCCCAAGAACGCCGAGGCTGAGGTGCGCCGCAGCTTCGGGGGCAACTACGACCCGCTCTACCAGCTTGCCTACTTGATCGGGGGGATGCAGGTTCATGCGCTGCATACGGAGTGGCTCGCCTCCGGCAAGACCGACCGCGCCTTCCACGATGCCTTTCTGCGCGAGAACCTCATGCCCATCCCGGCGCTCCGTGCGTTTCTGCTGGACCACCCACTGGAGAAAAACACCGACCTGCTCTGGCACTTCTAG